ACGCGCCGGTCTGGGTGGAGGCGTGCAGGATGACGTCCGGTACGTCGCCGCTCGCGGCGCCGGTGACGAGGGCCTGATCCTGGTCGGCACCCGCCATGGGTACTACCTCGACCTCAATGCCGGTCTTTTCTGTGAAGGCCGCGGCGACTCCCTCCTGAGCCGCGAGCCGCTCGGGAGTGGTCTGCGGAGTCCAGAACACGATGCTCTGCGCCTCAGCGGCGGAGTCGTCGGCAGGTGCGGAACATCCGGCGATCAGTACTAGCGCGGCGAGAGCCGCGAGGGGAGCCGCGATGCGCGGCGCTGACGAACGGGTCAAGTCAACACTCCTCGGGTTGTGGCGCCATGCGCCGGGGAGAACCACCGGGCGGCAGTGCCGCGGCAGTCCTGTGATCTTCCCGCGGCGCGAGGGATTATGGTGAGATTCCTTGCGTTGATGCAAAGAATCATCTTCTGGAACGCTCATAGTGAAGGTATTGTACGATCCGTGGATGATCTCGACCGACGCATCGTCGGTGCGCTGCTGGCCAACCCGCGTGCCACGAATGCCCAGATCAGCGATGCCGTGTTCACCTCCGAGGCAACGGCATCGCGCCGGGTGTCGCGGCTGATCGCTGAAGGGGCCGTGCGCGTGATCGGCGTGCTCGACGGCGAGGCGACCGCACGCTCCCGATCCTTGTTCGTGCGGCTGCGATGCCGGCCGGGCGACGGCAACCGGTCGGCGCAGAGGCTCGCAGCTTGGCCTGAATGCGGCTCGGTCAAGCTCGTCACGGGAAGCGTCGACTGCGTCGCCGAGATCAACTACACCTCGAACGACCACCTGCTCGCCATCACCCTCGAGCAGCTCCCCTCGCTCGACGGCGTCCTGGCTGTCTGGAGCAACCAAGTCGTTCGCCGCTTCGCCACCCCGCACAGCTGGCTGCCGGAGCTGCTGTCCGAGGAGATCGCGGCGCAGTTGCGCTCGCAGCGGTTCGACCCCTGGCGGGATCCGCTCCCAGGAGACCTCGTGCGGTTGGACGCGTTGGACGAGCGGATCGCCGACGCGCTCGCAGGCGATGGGCGCCTCGGGTGGCAGCAGTTGGCCGACCGCTGCGACGCGAGTCCGGTCACCGTGCGCCGCCGCGCGGAGGCGATGTTCGGATCCGGTGCGCTCCGCATGCGCGCGGTGGTCGACCCGGAATCGGTCGGCCTTCCCGTGAACGCTTTCATCTCGTTGAGCGTGAATCCCACACAGTTGGGACGTGCAGGCGAGATGCTGGCGGAGCATCCGTCTACGCTGATGATCTCGGCGACCACGGGCGACCGAAACCTGTGCGGCGAGGTCGCCCTCTCGTCGGACGCCGCCCTGTACGAGTTCATCTCTTCGGCGATCGGCGGCCTTCCCGGGCTTCAGCACGCCGACGTCGCGGTGGCGCTGCGCTCCGTCAAGCGCGCCGGGCTCCTCCGCGACCTCGCGGTGAAGAAGCCCGGCGCCGCCGTCCGGCTCAGAGGGTGAAGGCGCGCAGCACACCGTCCTGAGCCGCGACGACGAGGCGATCCGCCGCCAGGACAGGCGTCGAGAAAGTGTTCGCCGTGAACAGCTGCCGATCTACCGACGCGGCTCCGTCGGCGGTGCGCACCTCAGCGAGCAGGCCGCCGACCGAGACGAGCCACGCTGACCCGGTGCGAGGGTCGATGACCGGCCCGGCGTTGACGACGCGCGGGACCGCCTGCGTGCTCCACCGCGTCGCACCGGTCGCCTGGTCTACAGCAGTGACCACCCCCCACTCCGAGGTCAGCAGCAACCCGCCGTCCGGAAGAGGCAGGCTCGGCGCGAAGATGTAGCTCCCCGGTGTGCGCCAGATCTCCCTGCCATCACGCGGATCGACGGCGATGGCATCGGCGACTGTGCTGAAGACCACCGCGCCCGTCGGAAGCACCTCGACCCAGTCGTCCCAAGGCCCGTAGATGAGCTGTCGGTACCGGTCAGGACGGTCGGTTGTCAGAACCGACCAGAGCACAGTGCCGGTGTGCAGGTCATAGGCGTATCCCCGCCCATCACCGGCGCCGACGTAGACGCGCTCGCCGTCGCACGCGGCGCGCCCCGCAGTACGCACCGGCACCGGGGCCTCCCAGAGAGTCGCGCCGTCCACGGTGAGGCACCGTAGCGTGTCCTCCGCAGACACGAGGATGCGACCGCCGTGCTCCGCGGTGGTGGCCACGAGAGGCGTGGTGAGTACGGGCTTCTCGAAGTGACTGGTCCAGACGGTGCGTCCCGTGCCTGTGTCGAGCGCGAGCAGGCGCCCGTCCGTGCTGGGCACGATGACCGCCCCGCCGTCGGGGGTGAAGGCGGCGCCTCGATGCACAGGACCAGCCTCCGCGGTCCAGATGCGACGAGGCTTGCCCCGCCCGGCTGCGTCCACCGCGGTGACGTGGCCCGACGTGGAGCACGCGACTACCGTCGAATCGCGCGCGATCAGGGCTCCCTGGAGCTGGCCGCCGATGTCAAGCTCCCAGGCGAGGCGGGCGCGTGTGGAACCAGGCAGTTCGACCTCCGTCCATTCCTCGCGGCGCCCACCGGTCTCGTCGACCGCGCGTACCTGCACGCGATGGATGCCGGGGGCGACTCCGACGCGGTCGACCGCACCGTGCCAGGAGCGTCCCCGGGCGGCGAGGGGCATCCACGCGCGCTCGTCCCTCGCGCCGAACACGGACTGCGGGTGCAGCCGGGCGTCGACGGCGACCGCGGACCGGCCCGCGACTGCGGTGAGGGCGACCTCGTCCGGGCCCGGGCGCGCGGCGATGCGAATCGTCTCAGCAGACGCCGAGGGCTTCTCAAGCGGGATCTCGGCAAGCGCTTCCACCGTCGGCACCTCGGCGTCGGTCGCGCCCAGGGCCACGTGCTCAACGACGAGCATCCGCCCCTGCCGACCGTGGCGCTCGGTGACCCGCAGGTAGAACGGCCCCGGGCGCGCGGCGTTGGTGGTCACCTGGGTCAGGCCGTTGAAGCGGTCCACTTCGTTGAGGTGGCGATGTCCTGCGAAGATGCCCCGCACAGGGAAGGGGGCAATGGTGCGCAGCAGCGCATCCGTGTCGTTGACGTAGTAGTTGGCTCCGCCGACCGGATAGTGCAGGAAGAGGAGCGACGGTCGGTCGCCCACCCCGCGAAGCTCCTCCTGCAGGGCCGCGAGGTCGTCGGCGAAGAGGCCGGGCTCCTGCAGCAACTGTGTAGGGTCGAGCGCCATGAAGTGCACGCCTCCGGCGTCGAAGCCGTAGCTCGTCGGCCCGAACCAGTGCTGGAATCGTCGGCGGGCGCTGGTGTCCCACCGGATCTCGTGGTTTCCCGGTACGTGCCGTACGCGCTCCCAGAGCGCGGACGGGATCAGGTCGCGATAGGCGCTGAACGATTCGTCGCTGCCGTAGTCGGTGATGTCGCCACAGTGCAGGACGAACTGGGGATCCTCCGCCTCGACAGCCGCGAAGATCCGGCGGAGGTTGGCCATCCGGGTGGCCTCGTCCTCGTTGGCGTGAGTGTCGGTCAGGACGGCGAACCGCAGCGTGCGCCCTCCGTGATCGTCCGTCGCCGCGGCGGCCACCCCGGCGCCGGGCCATGGCCCCCATGCCGCCGTCGCTCCGATGGCGATCCCCGCCGCTGACAGGCCGAGGAATCCTCGCCGGGTCAGCGGGGTCTCCGCCGGGGGTCTGTTCGATGGTGTGTGCTCCACTGTCCGCTCCTCCTCGTCGTGGGCGTCCCTGCAGCACCCAATCGAGACCCCGCCACGGGTGCCGTGCACGCGCGGAGGAATGCGAGGGATCGACAGCAGGGGGCTTCGGTGCGCAAGAAACCGTTCATCCCCGGAGGTGGCCGTGCGTGCCGGAATCGCTCAAGCGGCGCGACCGGATGGGTGATCCCTTGCACTGGATGCCTCGCACCTTGAATCCCCGCGTGGGCTGCCGACACCGTCGATTGCAAAGGCTCGACGATGGGCTCGAGCCGGAATGACGTGAGGAGAGGCAGAATGAGCGGATCCACGACGAGGAGAACGATGAAGGCGACAGGGGTGCTGAGCCTGGTCGCCGCCGTGGCGATGGCCACGAGTGCCGTGGCGGCTCCCGCGGCCGCAACGCCGGGAGGGTCAGGCGGCGGTTCGGGGAGTCCGTCCGTGTTGGCCGATCACGTGGTGCTTATCGCGTTGGACGGTTTTGACCCCCACTACCTCGCC
Above is a window of Microbacterium aurugineum DNA encoding:
- a CDS encoding Lrp/AsnC family transcriptional regulator; translated protein: MDDLDRRIVGALLANPRATNAQISDAVFTSEATASRRVSRLIAEGAVRVIGVLDGEATARSRSLFVRLRCRPGDGNRSAQRLAAWPECGSVKLVTGSVDCVAEINYTSNDHLLAITLEQLPSLDGVLAVWSNQVVRRFATPHSWLPELLSEEIAAQLRSQRFDPWRDPLPGDLVRLDALDERIADALAGDGRLGWQQLADRCDASPVTVRRRAEAMFGSGALRMRAVVDPESVGLPVNAFISLSVNPTQLGRAGEMLAEHPSTLMISATTGDRNLCGEVALSSDAALYEFISSAIGGLPGLQHADVAVALRSVKRAGLLRDLAVKKPGAAVRLRG
- a CDS encoding outer membrane protein assembly factor BamB family protein; its protein translation is MEHTPSNRPPAETPLTRRGFLGLSAAGIAIGATAAWGPWPGAGVAAAATDDHGGRTLRFAVLTDTHANEDEATRMANLRRIFAAVEAEDPQFVLHCGDITDYGSDESFSAYRDLIPSALWERVRHVPGNHEIRWDTSARRRFQHWFGPTSYGFDAGGVHFMALDPTQLLQEPGLFADDLAALQEELRGVGDRPSLLFLHYPVGGANYYVNDTDALLRTIAPFPVRGIFAGHRHLNEVDRFNGLTQVTTNAARPGPFYLRVTERHGRQGRMLVVEHVALGATDAEVPTVEALAEIPLEKPSASAETIRIAARPGPDEVALTAVAGRSAVAVDARLHPQSVFGARDERAWMPLAARGRSWHGAVDRVGVAPGIHRVQVRAVDETGGRREEWTEVELPGSTRARLAWELDIGGQLQGALIARDSTVVACSTSGHVTAVDAAGRGKPRRIWTAEAGPVHRGAAFTPDGGAVIVPSTDGRLLALDTGTGRTVWTSHFEKPVLTTPLVATTAEHGGRILVSAEDTLRCLTVDGATLWEAPVPVRTAGRAACDGERVYVGAGDGRGYAYDLHTGTVLWSVLTTDRPDRYRQLIYGPWDDWVEVLPTGAVVFSTVADAIAVDPRDGREIWRTPGSYIFAPSLPLPDGGLLLTSEWGVVTAVDQATGATRWSTQAVPRVVNAGPVIDPRTGSAWLVSVGGLLAEVRTADGAASVDRQLFTANTFSTPVLAADRLVVAAQDGVLRAFTL